A single genomic interval of Gouania willdenowi chromosome 10, fGouWil2.1, whole genome shotgun sequence harbors:
- the nanos1 gene encoding nanos homolog 1: protein MDFLNHNYLSARSPYDYTFNFWNDYLGLTTLVTKNNKLSMPQNPNSITESLKATLGLDDSPACPCVIAESGHLDCCCPSGSPPPPASILDLKERFSILSPFQDQLGVQLPEREVHGFSGTFPGFDLFGVERKMRKPASRSKLEPKICVFCRNNGAPEEVYGSHVLKTPDGRVVCPILRAYTCPLCSANGDNAHTIKYCPLSKDQPSQRPLKGGRAVGGKRMKIF, encoded by the coding sequence ATGGATTTTCTCAATCACAACTACTTGAGCGCGCGGAGCCCGTACGACTACACCTTTAATTTCTGGAACGATTATCTGGGGCTGACCACGTTGGTGACGAAGAATAACAAGCTCAGCATGCCCCAAAATCCCAATTCCATCACCGAGTCCCTGAAGGCCACTCTGGGCTTGGATGACTCCCCCGCGTGTCCGTGCGTAATCGCGGAAAGCGGCCACCTGGACTGCTGCTGTCCGTCGGGGAGCCCCCCGCCGCCCGCCTCCATCCTGGACCTGAAGGAGCGTTTCTCCATCTTGAGCCCGTTCCAGGACCAGCTCGGCGTCCAGCTGCCGGAGAGGGAGGTGCACGGGTTCTCTGGTACTTTCCCCGGTTTTGATCTGTTCGGCGTGGAGCGGAAAATGCGCAAACCCGCGTCCAGGAGCAAACTGGAGCCCAAAATCTGCGTGTTCTGCAGGAATAACGGAGCGCCAGAGGAGGTGTACGGCTCCCACGTCCTGAAGACCCCGGACGGCAGGGTGGTGTGCCCCATTCTGAGGGCGTACACCTGCCCCCTGTGCAGTGCTAACGGGGACAATGCGCACACCATCAAATACTGTCCACTGTCTAAAGATCAGCCATCACAGCGACCTTTGAAGGGGGGGAGGGCTGTGGGGGGGAAGAGGATGaagatattttaa